GTGATGTGTAGTCCACGGAGTGATGTTGTTCTGTTGAGTGCAACATATGCCATGCCTGATTCAAATATGTGTTTGAGAGATACAACAGCGCAATCAGTTGTCATTCCTTGCACTTTATGGATGGTACATGCCAAAGCAAGCTTCATGGGAACTTGTCTACGAACTGTTCCTTTTCTTTTCAGTGGTTCCTCTGACCTCTCAATATAGACAATGTTTTCATCTCCATCAGGTGCTTTGTTGCGATGTTTGTGTCCAGCAGCCACATTATCTAAATGAAGACCAATTAATTGAACAAATCCATCTCAAGGATGTGCTGTTATTTTTGCCACCTTGCCAAAAGTGCCATTAACCAATCCATCATCTACATTAATATTTCTGGTAAGCATCACTCGTGCACCAATAGCAATCTGTAGTGTGTCAATAAGGTTGTGCTTGTCTCCTTTAAATGGTGCCGCTTGCCTTTTCATTTCTCCTGTTCGGGGATCTTTTTTGTAATCATGTGCATCGATgttaataatatttgaaaagCGGGAGGATATGGCTTCACTGTTATAATTCAGCATATGCAAGATCATCTCTCTGTCTCATGATCTGTGTCATAGTTATCATTTGAAAATTATCTGTCCAGAAGTCCAGCACATGGTCCTCATACACACAGAGTGGTTTTGCTCTTCCAAGAGGTGGTAGCTGGAAAAAATCTCCAACAGCTAGTATAGATAATCCTCCAAAAGGTTTCTGGTTTCCTTTAATCTGTTGCAGTCTCCAGTTAACATACGCAAACAACTGTTTTGACACCATTGATATTTCATCAATAATTAAAATGTGTGCATTAGAAAAGTCTGCCCTTATTTCATCCAAGCTGTTTCCCAGGCCTTGGTATGGAGGCTTCAAGCTTCTTGGGAGTTTCAGAAGACAGtgcagtgttttaccagagatGTTAAAGGCTGCAGTTCCTGTGAATGCTGTTAAAAGAACGGTTGGCTTGAAAATGTCAGTATGCTCTCGTATGCATGGAAGCCTGTGCAAAATCTTGGTTGCTTCTGCATAAATAGATTTGATAACGTGTGATTTACCAACTCCTGCTCCTCCAttcaaaaaatacagaaattgtTGTGGGTTTTCACCAGAGACACATCTTTTGCACCAATCTCGGACTGCATAAAATATGGAAGCTTGTGTTTGATTCAAGCTCTGGTACATTTTGCGCATCTGTGCATGATTTTGTTGGGTAGCTTCCATGAGTGGCATAGCTGTGTTACTGATGGAGGTAGATGCTGTGTATTCAGGAATATTGTCCTGCTCATTCACGTCATTAGGATCAGTGGGTTCACGTTCAGATATGCTCTCCAATCGGATTAGTTCATTTGCCGCTGCCAATGTAGTCCATGCATCTTCAACTGGACCATTCTGTTCAAAATCCTCAATAGCCTGTTCTATAGCCTCGTTATGTTTTTCATATTTCTCACGGTTTTCATTTACAATCTTGCACACACGCTGCAGTTTATCAGTTCCTGGTAGTTTTACTGAAGCGGACGCATAAAATGATTCATATGTCTGGAATCTGGTCGACTTCAGCTGCTCATCTGAGCGATATGGCAAGTAAAGTTTTAGAAGCGTTCCATAGAATTTTTCTGGATGTTTTTGTTGTGAGAAACGAGCAAACCTTATGACAGCAGGTTTTCCTCTTGTTCTTTTCTGTATGTGTCCCAAGTTTTTTTGAAGgggtaaaacatttttaaattttttctgTCCTGCATAAACAATGCGGT
This genomic interval from Misgurnus anguillicaudatus chromosome 8, ASM2758022v2, whole genome shotgun sequence contains the following:
- the LOC129450967 gene encoding uncharacterized protein, which gives rise to MSLPMSCLQTMDDDIENVWMTGLPEKYKARPNRPQFENMCMAEFASEYRIVYAGQKKFKNVLPLQKNLGHIQKRTRGKPAVIRFARFSQQKHPEKFYGTLLKLYLPYRSDEQLKSTRFQTYESFYASASVKLPGTDKLQRVCKIVNENREKYEKHNEAIEQAIEDFEQNGPVEDAWTTLAAANELIRLESISEREPTDPNDVNEQDNIPEYTASTSISNTAMPLMEATQQNHAQMRKMYQSLNQTQASIFYAVRDWCKRCVSGENPQQFLYFLNGGAGVGKSHVIKSIYAEATKILHRLPCIREHTDIFKPTVLLTAFTGTAAFNISGKTLHCLLKLPRSLKPPYQGLGNSLDEIRADFSNAHILIIDEISMVSKQLFAYVNWRLQQIKGNQKPFGGLSILAVGDFFQLPPLGRAKPLCVYEDHVLDFWTDNFQMITMTQIMRQRDDLAYAEL